Proteins found in one Fastidiosipila sp. genomic segment:
- a CDS encoding cysteine desulfurase, whose amino-acid sequence MFFDFDTTATSPVLPQVMELYALHLTRAANNPSSAHAGGIQAAGLYEEARRSIARSLDCLPEEVFFTSGGTESINLAIKGTAGLVRRKPKRAVTSAGEHDAVLASMAWLEESQGFDLIRIPLLKTGRFDRSALEGALRDNPPFLVSLITVSNETGAINDPQSFVPAIRNLAPQAVIHSDIVQACGKLPFSFRASGLDLASAAGHKIGAPKGTGLLIKRVNIQLMPLLHGGGQQSGVRSGTVDVPGALALADAVKYHVGRLASNLDLTAARRRQFLHELALREIPHRILSPEDGSPYVLALSFPGIRGETLMHALSAESIYISTGSACGSKKGGENRVLTAMGFDRATILSAVRISFNPNQSPEEIRHLADRIAAHRSHYALEGQ is encoded by the coding sequence TTGTTTTTCGACTTTGACACCACAGCCACTTCTCCGGTTCTGCCCCAGGTGATGGAGCTTTATGCTCTCCATCTGACCCGGGCCGCCAACAATCCCTCTTCCGCCCACGCCGGCGGAATTCAGGCTGCAGGGCTTTATGAAGAGGCCCGCCGTTCCATTGCACGGTCACTTGACTGTTTACCTGAAGAAGTCTTCTTTACTTCGGGCGGTACGGAATCGATCAACCTAGCCATCAAAGGAACAGCCGGCCTGGTGCGGAGGAAGCCGAAACGGGCGGTTACATCAGCCGGCGAACACGACGCTGTCCTGGCTTCAATGGCCTGGCTTGAGGAAAGCCAGGGTTTTGATCTGATCCGGATACCGCTGCTTAAGACCGGGCGGTTTGACCGCTCGGCGCTTGAGGGGGCCTTGCGGGATAATCCGCCTTTCCTTGTCAGCCTGATCACGGTAAGCAATGAAACCGGCGCAATCAACGACCCTCAGTCATTCGTTCCGGCCATTCGCAACCTGGCGCCTCAGGCCGTCATTCACAGCGATATCGTCCAGGCCTGCGGCAAACTGCCTTTTTCTTTCCGGGCTTCCGGTCTTGACCTGGCATCAGCGGCGGGCCACAAGATCGGAGCCCCCAAAGGTACCGGCCTGCTGATCAAGCGGGTGAACATCCAGCTGATGCCACTTCTCCACGGCGGCGGCCAGCAATCCGGCGTCCGCTCCGGAACGGTTGATGTTCCCGGTGCCCTGGCCCTGGCAGATGCGGTCAAGTACCATGTGGGTCGTCTGGCTTCCAATCTGGATCTCACAGCTGCTCGCAGGAGGCAGTTTCTCCATGAGCTGGCCCTGCGCGAAATTCCCCATCGGATCCTGTCGCCGGAAGATGGCTCGCCCTATGTCTTAGCGCTTTCATTTCCGGGAATACGCGGGGAGACACTCATGCACGCCTTGTCAGCCGAATCCATCTATATCTCCACCGGTTCTGCCTGCGGATCAAAAAAGGGTGGCGAGAACAGAGTCCTGACCGCCATGGGCTTTGACAGGGCAACCATTCTGTCAGCGGTCCGGATCAGTTTCAATCCTAACCAGAGCCCCGAGGAAATCCGGCATCTGGCAGACCGTATTGCCGCCCATCGTTCGCACTATGCCCTTGAAGGGCAGTAG
- a CDS encoding ribonuclease HII, producing MTEKDENPVIRISRRDIERFEAMGLFEEELRAKGYRALAGVDEAGRGPLAGPVVAAACILPADVSFYGLNDSKKMSARRREVLYERIRKESPAWAIAMTGPEEIDRINILQATKAAMKRALDDLPRKPDMALVDAVALQGFDYPVLAEPKGDAKHNVIAAASVLAKVARDRMMENWDKVYPVYGFAAHKGYGTQAHRDAIRQYGPCPIHRRTFLSGIIGKPLPQTPYHIGLRVERQIAQELISRGHTILEHRYAVPGIGEIDFITHHRGKLYVIECKGRSIGSESFGGIEQSLQKRQMEQIRRTAARWIGGKTSFEDCPLTFLFAAARLGPRGEIDSIQFIPF from the coding sequence ATGACTGAAAAAGACGAGAATCCTGTAATCCGGATCAGCCGGCGTGATATTGAACGGTTCGAGGCCATGGGTCTTTTTGAAGAAGAGCTTCGAGCCAAAGGCTATCGGGCACTGGCGGGCGTGGATGAAGCGGGCAGGGGGCCGCTTGCCGGGCCTGTCGTTGCAGCAGCCTGTATTTTGCCTGCAGATGTTTCCTTTTACGGGTTGAATGATTCAAAAAAAATGTCGGCCAGACGCAGGGAGGTTCTTTACGAGCGCATCCGCAAGGAATCGCCGGCCTGGGCAATCGCCATGACGGGGCCGGAAGAAATCGACCGGATCAATATTTTGCAGGCAACAAAGGCGGCCATGAAGCGGGCCTTGGATGACTTGCCCAGAAAGCCGGACATGGCTTTGGTCGATGCAGTGGCCCTGCAGGGTTTCGATTACCCGGTGCTTGCCGAACCGAAAGGTGATGCCAAACATAATGTGATCGCGGCGGCTTCTGTCCTGGCCAAGGTCGCAAGGGACAGGATGATGGAAAACTGGGATAAGGTTTATCCGGTCTATGGTTTTGCCGCCCATAAGGGCTACGGCACCCAGGCCCACAGGGATGCCATCAGGCAATACGGGCCCTGTCCGATTCACCGCAGGACCTTTCTGTCCGGGATCATAGGAAAACCTTTGCCCCAGACACCCTACCATATCGGTTTGAGGGTGGAGCGGCAGATTGCCCAGGAACTTATCAGCCGGGGGCATACCATCCTGGAGCATCGTTACGCTGTTCCTGGTATCGGAGAAATCGATTTTATTACACATCACAGGGGAAAACTCTACGTTATTGAATGCAAGGGAAGGAGCATTGGCAGCGAGTCATTCGGGGGCATCGAGCAGTCGCTTCAAAAGAGGCAGATGGAGCAAATCCGTCGCACGGCGGCCCGTTGGATCGGCGGGAAAACTAGCTTTGAAGATTGTCCGCTCACCTTTCTTTTCGCGGCAGCCAGGCTGGGGCCCAGGGGAGAGATTGACTCAATACAGTTTATTCCCTTCTAG
- a CDS encoding GntR family transcriptional regulator has product MKLDRHSSVPLYAQLRELIVERIQEGAYRQGERIPSEMTLCQELDLSRPTVRQAIADLVSDGILEIRKGRGTFVAVEPERFSIPHFNALTFSFLNLASYDDINLQPVQHMDPDPELDAAFSIPDIKHAGYWMLQWPIMFEERIYGWCTSHISAQVFPNLGQSISSGKRMIEIKSNKYAFLPVKGNVALLARPAKNKEATALEIPRRTIVLAVTGQLYGRNGAVCEHLRVVLRPDLLQLEIN; this is encoded by the coding sequence ATGAAACTTGACAGGCACAGCAGTGTTCCGCTCTATGCACAGCTTCGGGAATTAATTGTTGAGCGTATACAGGAAGGCGCTTACCGCCAGGGTGAGCGTATTCCTTCCGAGATGACCCTTTGCCAGGAACTTGACCTGTCCCGTCCGACGGTCAGGCAGGCGATCGCTGATTTGGTATCAGACGGCATCCTGGAGATCCGGAAGGGGAGAGGGACCTTCGTCGCCGTCGAACCGGAGCGTTTTTCAATTCCTCATTTTAATGCCCTGACTTTCAGTTTCCTCAACCTGGCTTCTTATGACGACATCAATTTGCAGCCGGTCCAGCACATGGATCCGGATCCTGAGCTTGACGCTGCCTTCAGTATCCCTGACATCAAACATGCAGGCTACTGGATGCTCCAGTGGCCCATCATGTTTGAGGAACGCATCTACGGCTGGTGTACTTCCCATATCTCCGCGCAGGTTTTCCCCAATCTTGGACAGAGTATTTCTTCGGGGAAACGCATGATTGAGATTAAAAGCAATAAGTATGCCTTCCTGCCGGTAAAAGGAAATGTGGCCCTTCTGGCAAGACCCGCAAAAAATAAGGAGGCCACAGCACTTGAGATCCCCCGCAGGACCATTGTTCTGGCCGTCACCGGTCAGCTCTACGGACGAAATGGAGCAGTCTGCGAGCACTTGCGGGTGGTACTCCGGCCGGATCTCCTGCAACTGGAAATCAACTGA
- a CDS encoding serine hydroxymethyltransferase: MPYEHVKAVDPDIYGSLLNELSRQRQNLELIASENFVSQAVLETMGSIMTNKYAEGYPGRRYYGGCEFVDVAEQLAIDRLKKLFGAEHANVQPHSGASANTAVYFAMLEPGDTILGLDLAHGGHLTHGMKINISGRYYRAEAYQVDPVTEQIDYDIVRKRARDFRPKMIVTGASAYPRAIDFKVFREIADEVGAFLLVDMAHIAGLIAAGLHMNPVPYADFVTSTTHKTLRGPRGGIILCKEEYRRKIDSAIFPGLQGGPLMHVIAAKAVAFKEALDPSFSQYQTRVVNNARILGEALSQRGIDLVSGGTDTHLLLLKLKKAGVTGKEMQDRLDSVRITTNKNTIPFETESPMVTSGLRIGTPAVTTRGMGEAEMHEIAELIAKAIFQFDQSQEEIRSRVAVLCERFPLYHDLV, from the coding sequence ATGCCATATGAGCACGTTAAAGCTGTTGATCCTGATATTTACGGATCCCTGCTGAACGAACTGAGCCGTCAGCGCCAGAACCTCGAGCTGATTGCCTCGGAAAATTTCGTCAGCCAGGCTGTCTTGGAAACCATGGGTTCCATCATGACCAATAAATACGCTGAGGGCTACCCCGGCAGGCGCTATTACGGCGGTTGCGAATTTGTTGACGTTGCCGAGCAATTGGCCATTGACCGTCTGAAAAAGCTCTTCGGGGCGGAGCATGCCAATGTCCAGCCACATTCAGGGGCTTCGGCCAATACGGCAGTCTATTTTGCCATGCTGGAGCCGGGGGATACCATCCTGGGCCTGGATCTCGCCCATGGAGGCCACCTGACCCACGGGATGAAGATCAATATTTCCGGCAGATATTACCGCGCCGAGGCTTATCAGGTTGACCCGGTGACGGAGCAGATCGATTACGACATTGTCCGCAAGCGTGCCCGTGACTTCAGGCCAAAAATGATCGTGACAGGTGCCAGCGCCTACCCGAGGGCCATTGACTTCAAAGTATTCCGTGAAATAGCCGATGAAGTCGGAGCCTTCCTGCTGGTTGACATGGCGCACATCGCCGGCCTGATTGCTGCGGGTCTCCACATGAACCCTGTCCCATACGCCGATTTCGTCACCTCCACCACACACAAAACGCTCCGTGGCCCGCGCGGAGGGATTATCCTCTGCAAGGAGGAATACCGCCGCAAGATCGACTCGGCCATATTCCCCGGACTTCAGGGCGGTCCTTTGATGCATGTCATCGCGGCTAAAGCTGTGGCCTTTAAAGAGGCACTCGACCCCTCCTTCAGCCAATACCAGACCCGGGTTGTCAACAATGCCCGTATCTTGGGAGAGGCGCTCAGTCAGCGCGGCATCGATCTGGTTTCTGGAGGGACGGATACCCACCTGCTTCTTCTCAAATTGAAAAAGGCGGGTGTGACCGGGAAAGAGATGCAGGATCGCCTGGACAGCGTCCGCATCACAACCAACAAGAACACGATTCCTTTCGAAACCGAGTCGCCGATGGTGACCTCCGGACTGCGTATCGGCACGCCAGCTGTCACGACGCGTGGCATGGGCGAGGCTGAAATGCATGAAATAGCTGAACTGATTGCCAAAGCGATCTTCCAGTTCGACCAAAGTCAGGAGGAAATCCGCAGCCGTGTGGCTGTGCTTTGCGAGCGATTCCCGCTCTACCATGATCTCGTCTGA
- a CDS encoding replication-associated recombination protein A produces the protein MISSEQETAGGRREPLAFRMMPETLADFVGQRHVLAEGKMLWRMITADRLSSIILFGPPGTGKTSLAHVIANTTRTGYRQLNAVTSGVADIKRVIADTENPLLTPSGRTLLFIDEIHRFNKAQQDALLPSVESGRLILIGATTENPFFQVNKSLISRSTVFQLHPLSEEEVLEVMNRALRDKDRGLGRLAVKADQAALEMIARLSGGDARIALNGLELAALTTPVDENGSIVLTRETILDSMQKKISRFDPDGEEHYDTVSAMIKSMRGSDPDAAVFYLARALAGGEDISFIGRRITICAAEDVGLANPQMLSIAHDAWQAALMTGMPEARIVLAEAVIAVATSPKSNRACLAIDKALADIEEGRPVSIPFHLRNAPVKKMKDLGYGQGYLYDHDFPQSISGQSFLPEELAGTVYYEPSENGYESKIAEWMDRVKEIRRSRHEKSEEMR, from the coding sequence ATGATCTCGTCTGAGCAGGAAACTGCCGGCGGGCGGCGCGAACCGCTTGCCTTCCGCATGATGCCGGAGACGCTGGCCGATTTTGTCGGCCAGCGTCATGTTCTGGCGGAAGGAAAGATGCTGTGGCGCATGATCACGGCCGACCGGCTTTCCTCCATCATTCTCTTTGGCCCTCCCGGAACGGGGAAAACGTCCCTGGCACATGTGATTGCCAACACGACCCGGACTGGCTACAGGCAGCTGAACGCAGTGACTTCGGGTGTCGCAGACATCAAAAGAGTGATCGCCGATACGGAGAATCCGCTTCTGACTCCCAGCGGGCGGACCCTTCTTTTTATCGATGAAATACACCGCTTCAATAAAGCCCAGCAGGATGCTCTCCTGCCCTCGGTCGAAAGCGGCCGCCTGATTTTGATCGGGGCGACAACCGAGAACCCCTTCTTTCAGGTCAATAAATCCCTGATCTCCCGGTCAACTGTTTTTCAGCTTCATCCCTTGTCCGAAGAGGAGGTCCTGGAGGTGATGAATCGCGCACTCCGGGACAAAGACCGGGGACTGGGCCGCCTTGCCGTCAAAGCTGACCAGGCTGCCCTGGAAATGATTGCCAGGCTTTCCGGCGGCGACGCACGCATTGCCCTGAACGGCCTGGAGCTGGCTGCACTGACGACGCCCGTCGACGAAAATGGCTCCATCGTCCTGACCCGGGAGACCATCCTGGACTCCATGCAGAAGAAAATTTCACGTTTCGATCCAGATGGCGAGGAACACTATGATACGGTGTCCGCTATGATCAAGTCCATGAGGGGAAGTGACCCGGACGCGGCGGTATTTTACCTGGCCAGGGCTTTGGCCGGAGGTGAGGACATCAGTTTCATCGGCCGCCGCATTACCATTTGCGCGGCAGAGGATGTCGGGCTTGCCAATCCCCAGATGCTTTCCATTGCCCACGATGCCTGGCAGGCTGCCCTGATGACGGGAATGCCGGAGGCCCGGATTGTTCTTGCAGAGGCTGTGATCGCTGTTGCGACCAGTCCCAAATCCAACCGCGCCTGTCTGGCCATTGACAAGGCACTTGCCGATATTGAAGAAGGCCGGCCGGTTTCCATTCCTTTCCACCTGAGAAATGCGCCGGTGAAAAAGATGAAAGACTTGGGTTACGGGCAAGGCTACCTCTACGACCATGATTTCCCCCAGTCCATATCAGGCCAGTCTTTTCTGCCCGAAGAACTGGCCGGAACGGTCTATTATGAGCCGTCAGAAAATGGCTACGAGTCCAAAATCGCTGAATGGATGGACAGGGTTAAAGAGATCAGGCGCAGCCGTCATGAAAAATCCGAAGAAATGAGGTGA
- the thiI gene encoding tRNA 4-thiouridine(8) synthase ThiI has translation MAYDPLILVRLGEITLKGLNRGRFVSRLIGNMKRRLAELGSFEIEQSHSRIWIRSAADQALRDRAVMEEAISRLSRVFGIVSLSPALELETDYEQLKSTLLDHAEGLLKGAGAKSFKIDVRRVDKTFPLNSYELCCALGDLLLQRWPHQLSVRMKDPDLTFFVEIRDRIYLYHDIVEGAKGLPVGMSGRGMLLLSGGIDSPVAGYMMASRGMMIDAVYFHTFPYTGPQSLAKVEKLAALLARYAGRINLYVVDFTDIQLELNRFCPQDMLTLVMRRVMTRIASRLAEEAGAKALITGESLGQVASQTLEALVATDAAADRPVFRPLIGMDKNDTIGIARRIGTFETSILPYDDCCTVFVSKHPKTHPSPEDALRAERDLDMDDLVSQAMARVSRKLIDPHLGAEA, from the coding sequence ATGGCATATGATCCGTTGATCCTGGTCCGACTGGGTGAGATCACCCTTAAAGGGCTCAACCGTGGCCGCTTTGTCAGCCGCCTGATCGGCAATATGAAAAGGCGCCTGGCAGAGCTGGGTTCTTTTGAGATCGAACAGAGTCACTCCCGCATTTGGATCAGGAGCGCCGCTGACCAGGCCTTGAGGGACAGGGCGGTTATGGAGGAGGCGATCAGCCGGCTTTCCCGGGTCTTCGGCATCGTCTCCCTCAGTCCCGCCCTTGAACTGGAAACGGATTATGAGCAGCTCAAATCGACTTTGCTGGACCATGCGGAAGGCCTTTTGAAGGGAGCGGGGGCTAAAAGTTTCAAGATAGACGTGCGCCGCGTTGACAAGACCTTTCCCCTGAACTCCTATGAACTCTGTTGCGCACTGGGTGATCTTCTCCTGCAGCGATGGCCCCATCAGCTGTCGGTCAGGATGAAAGACCCCGATCTGACTTTTTTTGTCGAGATCAGGGACCGGATCTATCTCTACCATGACATCGTGGAAGGGGCAAAAGGATTGCCGGTCGGCATGAGCGGGCGGGGCATGCTTTTGTTGTCCGGCGGGATCGACAGCCCGGTCGCAGGCTACATGATGGCATCCCGGGGCATGATGATTGACGCTGTCTATTTTCATACCTTTCCTTATACGGGGCCGCAGTCGCTTGCCAAGGTTGAAAAGCTGGCTGCTCTGCTGGCCCGATACGCCGGTCGCATCAATCTTTATGTCGTCGATTTTACGGACATCCAGCTGGAATTGAACCGCTTCTGCCCCCAGGACATGCTGACGCTTGTGATGCGCCGTGTCATGACTCGGATTGCCTCCAGACTGGCGGAGGAGGCAGGCGCCAAGGCCCTGATCACAGGAGAGAGCCTCGGCCAGGTAGCCAGCCAGACCCTGGAGGCCCTGGTTGCAACCGATGCGGCGGCGGACAGACCGGTCTTCCGGCCACTCATCGGCATGGACAAAAATGACACCATCGGGATTGCGCGCCGGATAGGAACTTTTGAAACCTCAATTCTCCCTTACGATGACTGCTGCACCGTCTTTGTCTCCAAACATCCAAAAACCCACCCCTCGCCCGAAGATGCCTTGCGGGCCGAAAGGGATCTGGACATGGACGATCTGGTCAGCCAGGCCATGGCCAGGGTAAGCAGGAAACTGATTGACCCTCACTTGGGCGCGGAAGCCTGA